From one Dermacentor variabilis isolate Ectoservices chromosome 3, ASM5094787v1, whole genome shotgun sequence genomic stretch:
- the Tango5 gene encoding transport and Golgi organization 5 isoform X2 has translation MGPKNKRAPIRREYKSLTKDALRQELKYRGIKSSGKKADMVKRLEKWDQDQMAADASDSTKVELAVRQRKTSESLGGVANGGLASSASSQKEALRMELLAGCVDRKSLVLWRRPVMTLRYFFSELFVLALDMGVRLWRNRKQVMAALLVFLLCTIAYYIEGSHQKYILFVEKKMLWCAYWVGLGVLSSVGLGTGLHTFLLYLGPYIAGVTLAAHECGTVDFPEPPYPDEIICPEESSPGAHVGILKVMSKVRLEAFMWGAGTALGELPPYFMARAARLSGNEDLEDLEELEELIEKEKTKDLSILDKAKLAVEKLVERVGFLGILACASIPNPLFDLAGITCGHFLVPFWTFFGATLIGKAIIKMHIQKLFVIIAFNENHVELLLKMLRYIPYVGRYLQAPFKEFLAKQKAKLHRKVGSHVAQESSLLAWLFEKLVLCMIVYFVLSIINSMAQSYHRRLSKGQKVMSAPRVKVAVS, from the exons GTGAAGCGATTGGAAAAGTGGGACCAGGACCAGATGGCAGCCGATGCAAGTGATTCCACCAAGGTAGAGTTGGCAGTGCGCCAGCGCAAGACGTCAGAGTCCCTAGGTGGGGTGGCCAATGGGGGCCTGGCCTCTTCCGCCAGCTCGCAAAAAGAGGCCCTGCGCATGGAGCTGCTGGCTGGCTGTGTGGACCGCAAGAGCCTGGTGCTCTGGCGGAGACCCGTCATGACATTGCGCTATTTCTTCAGTGAGCTCTTTGTGCTTGCCCTTGACATGGGTGTCAG GCTGTGGCGGAATAGGAAACAAGTCATGGCTGCATTGTTAGTATTCCTTCTATGCACTATTGCCTACTACATTGAAGGATCTCATCAAAAG TACATACTGTTCGTAGAGAAGAAAATGCTCTGGTGTGCTTATTGGGTGGGCCTTGGAGTTCTGTCTTCTGTTGGCTTGGGGACAGGTCTACATACATTTCTGTTATACCTG GGCCCTTACATAGCTGGAGTAACATTAGCAGCTCATGAGTGTGGCACTGTGGATTTTCCTGAACCTCCTTACCCTGATGA GATAATCTGCCCTGAGGAGTCTAGTCCTGGTGCCCATGTAGGCATCTTGAAAGTGATGAGCAAAGTGAGACTAGAAGCATTTATGTGG GGTGCAGGCACTGCTTTGGGAGAACTGCCACCATATTTTATGGCAAGAGCCG CGAGGTTATCTGGCAACGAGGACCTTGAAGATCTTGAGGAGTTAGAGGAACTCATAGAGAAAGAGAAGACTAAAGACTTG TCTATCCTGGACAAGGCAAAGCTGGCTGTGGAAAAATTAGTGGAAAGAGTTGGCTTCCTTGGTATCCTTGCCTGTGCCTCG ATACCCAATCCACTGTTTGATCTGGCTGGCATCACTTGTGGACACTTCCTGGTTCCCTTCTGGACCTTCTTTGGGGCCACCCTCATTGGCAAGGCCATCATCAAAATGCACATCCAGAAGCTCTTTGTCATCATTGCCTTCAATGAGAACCATGTTGAACTCTTGCTCAAAATGCTCAG ATACATCCCCTATGTGGGTCGCTACCTGCAGGCCCCCTTTAAAGAATTTCTGGCCAAGCAAAAGGCCAAACTGCACCGCAAAGTGGGCTCCCACGTGGCTCAG GAGAGTTCACTGCTGGCTTGGCTCTTCGAGAAGCTGGTCTTGTGCATGATTGTCTACTTTGTCCTCTCCATCATCAACTCGATGGCCCAGAGCTACCACCGGCGGCTCTCCAAGGGCCAAAAAGTGATGTCGGCACCCCGCGTCAAGGTGGCAGTCAGTTGA
- the LOC142575283 gene encoding uncharacterized protein LOC142575283: protein MAPQVIRAATYLSPGIPVEFFEAVLEYLEQRLDLHTTLIYESRWFGPPADRRDPFAHGDVDIAFMSPLAFVRMHDSGNEHIELLPVSSVHEHRKGSGDTGHFADVIINADLKEASVDSFEKLRGCRWAYTGPESFSGNQITLQVLKRRGETATFFGNKLRAKSHLDSIYMVLNKQVDAAAVDANCLALFFDRNPSYKDQVFVIESWGSLPPYPIVVRKALPQETKLAVKDALLEMSEFSEGAKQLAQYRVRRFAPISMDQFLTFKEDVREASKLTFDSVYY from the coding sequence ATGGCTCCGCAAGTGATACGCGCCGCGACCTACCTTAGCCCAGGAATCCCTGTAGAGTTCTTTGAGGCCGTGTTAGAGTACCTCGAGCAAAGGCTCGACCTCCACACCACGCTGATTTACGAGTCCCGTTGGTTTGGACCTCCGGCTGACCGGCGCGACCCTTTTGCTCACGGAGATGTCGACATCGCCTTCATGAGCCCCCTGGCTTTCGTCCGCATGCATGATTCCGGCAACGAGCACATCGAACTGCTACCGGTTTCGTCCGTGCACGAGCATCGCAAAGGCAGCGGCGATACGGGCCACTTCGCAGACGTAATTATCAACGCCGACTTGAAGGAGGCCAGCGTCGACTCTTTCGAGAAGCTACGCGGCTGTCGGTGGGCCTACACCGGCCCAGAGTCGTTCAGCGGCAACCAGATAACGCTTCAGGTGCTCAAGCGACGGGGCGAGACCGCCACGTTTTTCGGCAACAAACTGCGTGCGAAGTCACATCTGGACTCCATCTACATGGTTCTCAACAAACAAGTGGATGCCGCCGCCGTAGACGCGAACTGCTTGGCGTTGTTTTTCGACCGGAATCCGTCCTATAAGGACCAGGTGTTCGTGATCGAGTCGTGGGGGTCGCTTCCCCCGTACCCCATAGTTGTTAGAAAGGCGCTGCCCCAGGAGACAAAGCTGGCTGTTAAGGATGCACTGCTCGAGATGTCAGAGTTCTCTGAAGGCGCTAAGCAGCTCGCCCAGTACAGGGTGAGGCGTTTTGCGCCTATCAGCATGGATCAGTTCCTGACGTTCAAGGAGGATGTGAGGGAAGCGTCGAAGCTCACCTTCGACTCGGTCTACTACTAA
- the Tango5 gene encoding transport and Golgi organization 5 isoform X3, with translation MVNPPLVKRLEKWDQDQMAADASDSTKVELAVRQRKTSESLGGVANGGLASSASSQKEALRMELLAGCVDRKSLVLWRRPVMTLRYFFSELFVLALDMGVRLWRNRKQVMAALLVFLLCTIAYYIEGSHQKYILFVEKKMLWCAYWVGLGVLSSVGLGTGLHTFLLYLGPYIAGVTLAAHECGTVDFPEPPYPDEIICPEESSPGAHVGILKVMSKVRLEAFMWGAGTALGELPPYFMARAARLSGNEDLEDLEELEELIEKEKTKDLSILDKAKLAVEKLVERVGFLGILACASIPNPLFDLAGITCGHFLVPFWTFFGATLIGKAIIKMHIQKLFVIIAFNENHVELLLKMLRYIPYVGRYLQAPFKEFLAKQKAKLHRKVGSHVAQESSLLAWLFEKLVLCMIVYFVLSIINSMAQSYHRRLSKGQKVMSAPRVKVAVS, from the exons GTGAAGCGATTGGAAAAGTGGGACCAGGACCAGATGGCAGCCGATGCAAGTGATTCCACCAAGGTAGAGTTGGCAGTGCGCCAGCGCAAGACGTCAGAGTCCCTAGGTGGGGTGGCCAATGGGGGCCTGGCCTCTTCCGCCAGCTCGCAAAAAGAGGCCCTGCGCATGGAGCTGCTGGCTGGCTGTGTGGACCGCAAGAGCCTGGTGCTCTGGCGGAGACCCGTCATGACATTGCGCTATTTCTTCAGTGAGCTCTTTGTGCTTGCCCTTGACATGGGTGTCAG GCTGTGGCGGAATAGGAAACAAGTCATGGCTGCATTGTTAGTATTCCTTCTATGCACTATTGCCTACTACATTGAAGGATCTCATCAAAAG TACATACTGTTCGTAGAGAAGAAAATGCTCTGGTGTGCTTATTGGGTGGGCCTTGGAGTTCTGTCTTCTGTTGGCTTGGGGACAGGTCTACATACATTTCTGTTATACCTG GGCCCTTACATAGCTGGAGTAACATTAGCAGCTCATGAGTGTGGCACTGTGGATTTTCCTGAACCTCCTTACCCTGATGA GATAATCTGCCCTGAGGAGTCTAGTCCTGGTGCCCATGTAGGCATCTTGAAAGTGATGAGCAAAGTGAGACTAGAAGCATTTATGTGG GGTGCAGGCACTGCTTTGGGAGAACTGCCACCATATTTTATGGCAAGAGCCG CGAGGTTATCTGGCAACGAGGACCTTGAAGATCTTGAGGAGTTAGAGGAACTCATAGAGAAAGAGAAGACTAAAGACTTG TCTATCCTGGACAAGGCAAAGCTGGCTGTGGAAAAATTAGTGGAAAGAGTTGGCTTCCTTGGTATCCTTGCCTGTGCCTCG ATACCCAATCCACTGTTTGATCTGGCTGGCATCACTTGTGGACACTTCCTGGTTCCCTTCTGGACCTTCTTTGGGGCCACCCTCATTGGCAAGGCCATCATCAAAATGCACATCCAGAAGCTCTTTGTCATCATTGCCTTCAATGAGAACCATGTTGAACTCTTGCTCAAAATGCTCAG ATACATCCCCTATGTGGGTCGCTACCTGCAGGCCCCCTTTAAAGAATTTCTGGCCAAGCAAAAGGCCAAACTGCACCGCAAAGTGGGCTCCCACGTGGCTCAG GAGAGTTCACTGCTGGCTTGGCTCTTCGAGAAGCTGGTCTTGTGCATGATTGTCTACTTTGTCCTCTCCATCATCAACTCGATGGCCCAGAGCTACCACCGGCGGCTCTCCAAGGGCCAAAAAGTGATGTCGGCACCCCGCGTCAAGGTGGCAGTCAGTTGA
- the Tango5 gene encoding transport and Golgi organization 5 isoform X1, which translates to MAASVKQAVVKRLEKWDQDQMAADASDSTKVELAVRQRKTSESLGGVANGGLASSASSQKEALRMELLAGCVDRKSLVLWRRPVMTLRYFFSELFVLALDMGVRLWRNRKQVMAALLVFLLCTIAYYIEGSHQKYILFVEKKMLWCAYWVGLGVLSSVGLGTGLHTFLLYLGPYIAGVTLAAHECGTVDFPEPPYPDEIICPEESSPGAHVGILKVMSKVRLEAFMWGAGTALGELPPYFMARAARLSGNEDLEDLEELEELIEKEKTKDLSILDKAKLAVEKLVERVGFLGILACASIPNPLFDLAGITCGHFLVPFWTFFGATLIGKAIIKMHIQKLFVIIAFNENHVELLLKMLRYIPYVGRYLQAPFKEFLAKQKAKLHRKVGSHVAQESSLLAWLFEKLVLCMIVYFVLSIINSMAQSYHRRLSKGQKVMSAPRVKVAVS; encoded by the exons atggcggcgtccgtaaaacaAGCTGTG GTGAAGCGATTGGAAAAGTGGGACCAGGACCAGATGGCAGCCGATGCAAGTGATTCCACCAAGGTAGAGTTGGCAGTGCGCCAGCGCAAGACGTCAGAGTCCCTAGGTGGGGTGGCCAATGGGGGCCTGGCCTCTTCCGCCAGCTCGCAAAAAGAGGCCCTGCGCATGGAGCTGCTGGCTGGCTGTGTGGACCGCAAGAGCCTGGTGCTCTGGCGGAGACCCGTCATGACATTGCGCTATTTCTTCAGTGAGCTCTTTGTGCTTGCCCTTGACATGGGTGTCAG GCTGTGGCGGAATAGGAAACAAGTCATGGCTGCATTGTTAGTATTCCTTCTATGCACTATTGCCTACTACATTGAAGGATCTCATCAAAAG TACATACTGTTCGTAGAGAAGAAAATGCTCTGGTGTGCTTATTGGGTGGGCCTTGGAGTTCTGTCTTCTGTTGGCTTGGGGACAGGTCTACATACATTTCTGTTATACCTG GGCCCTTACATAGCTGGAGTAACATTAGCAGCTCATGAGTGTGGCACTGTGGATTTTCCTGAACCTCCTTACCCTGATGA GATAATCTGCCCTGAGGAGTCTAGTCCTGGTGCCCATGTAGGCATCTTGAAAGTGATGAGCAAAGTGAGACTAGAAGCATTTATGTGG GGTGCAGGCACTGCTTTGGGAGAACTGCCACCATATTTTATGGCAAGAGCCG CGAGGTTATCTGGCAACGAGGACCTTGAAGATCTTGAGGAGTTAGAGGAACTCATAGAGAAAGAGAAGACTAAAGACTTG TCTATCCTGGACAAGGCAAAGCTGGCTGTGGAAAAATTAGTGGAAAGAGTTGGCTTCCTTGGTATCCTTGCCTGTGCCTCG ATACCCAATCCACTGTTTGATCTGGCTGGCATCACTTGTGGACACTTCCTGGTTCCCTTCTGGACCTTCTTTGGGGCCACCCTCATTGGCAAGGCCATCATCAAAATGCACATCCAGAAGCTCTTTGTCATCATTGCCTTCAATGAGAACCATGTTGAACTCTTGCTCAAAATGCTCAG ATACATCCCCTATGTGGGTCGCTACCTGCAGGCCCCCTTTAAAGAATTTCTGGCCAAGCAAAAGGCCAAACTGCACCGCAAAGTGGGCTCCCACGTGGCTCAG GAGAGTTCACTGCTGGCTTGGCTCTTCGAGAAGCTGGTCTTGTGCATGATTGTCTACTTTGTCCTCTCCATCATCAACTCGATGGCCCAGAGCTACCACCGGCGGCTCTCCAAGGGCCAAAAAGTGATGTCGGCACCCCGCGTCAAGGTGGCAGTCAGTTGA
- the Tango5 gene encoding transport and Golgi organization 5 isoform X4 gives MAADASDSTKVELAVRQRKTSESLGGVANGGLASSASSQKEALRMELLAGCVDRKSLVLWRRPVMTLRYFFSELFVLALDMGVRLWRNRKQVMAALLVFLLCTIAYYIEGSHQKYILFVEKKMLWCAYWVGLGVLSSVGLGTGLHTFLLYLGPYIAGVTLAAHECGTVDFPEPPYPDEIICPEESSPGAHVGILKVMSKVRLEAFMWGAGTALGELPPYFMARAARLSGNEDLEDLEELEELIEKEKTKDLSILDKAKLAVEKLVERVGFLGILACASIPNPLFDLAGITCGHFLVPFWTFFGATLIGKAIIKMHIQKLFVIIAFNENHVELLLKMLRYIPYVGRYLQAPFKEFLAKQKAKLHRKVGSHVAQESSLLAWLFEKLVLCMIVYFVLSIINSMAQSYHRRLSKGQKVMSAPRVKVAVS, from the exons ATGGCAGCCGATGCAAGTGATTCCACCAAGGTAGAGTTGGCAGTGCGCCAGCGCAAGACGTCAGAGTCCCTAGGTGGGGTGGCCAATGGGGGCCTGGCCTCTTCCGCCAGCTCGCAAAAAGAGGCCCTGCGCATGGAGCTGCTGGCTGGCTGTGTGGACCGCAAGAGCCTGGTGCTCTGGCGGAGACCCGTCATGACATTGCGCTATTTCTTCAGTGAGCTCTTTGTGCTTGCCCTTGACATGGGTGTCAG GCTGTGGCGGAATAGGAAACAAGTCATGGCTGCATTGTTAGTATTCCTTCTATGCACTATTGCCTACTACATTGAAGGATCTCATCAAAAG TACATACTGTTCGTAGAGAAGAAAATGCTCTGGTGTGCTTATTGGGTGGGCCTTGGAGTTCTGTCTTCTGTTGGCTTGGGGACAGGTCTACATACATTTCTGTTATACCTG GGCCCTTACATAGCTGGAGTAACATTAGCAGCTCATGAGTGTGGCACTGTGGATTTTCCTGAACCTCCTTACCCTGATGA GATAATCTGCCCTGAGGAGTCTAGTCCTGGTGCCCATGTAGGCATCTTGAAAGTGATGAGCAAAGTGAGACTAGAAGCATTTATGTGG GGTGCAGGCACTGCTTTGGGAGAACTGCCACCATATTTTATGGCAAGAGCCG CGAGGTTATCTGGCAACGAGGACCTTGAAGATCTTGAGGAGTTAGAGGAACTCATAGAGAAAGAGAAGACTAAAGACTTG TCTATCCTGGACAAGGCAAAGCTGGCTGTGGAAAAATTAGTGGAAAGAGTTGGCTTCCTTGGTATCCTTGCCTGTGCCTCG ATACCCAATCCACTGTTTGATCTGGCTGGCATCACTTGTGGACACTTCCTGGTTCCCTTCTGGACCTTCTTTGGGGCCACCCTCATTGGCAAGGCCATCATCAAAATGCACATCCAGAAGCTCTTTGTCATCATTGCCTTCAATGAGAACCATGTTGAACTCTTGCTCAAAATGCTCAG ATACATCCCCTATGTGGGTCGCTACCTGCAGGCCCCCTTTAAAGAATTTCTGGCCAAGCAAAAGGCCAAACTGCACCGCAAAGTGGGCTCCCACGTGGCTCAG GAGAGTTCACTGCTGGCTTGGCTCTTCGAGAAGCTGGTCTTGTGCATGATTGTCTACTTTGTCCTCTCCATCATCAACTCGATGGCCCAGAGCTACCACCGGCGGCTCTCCAAGGGCCAAAAAGTGATGTCGGCACCCCGCGTCAAGGTGGCAGTCAGTTGA